DNA from Candidatus Bathyarchaeia archaeon:
GGAAGCGAAGATTAAAATCGACGTTAAAACGATTGCTAGGAGAAGCTTGCTTGCCTTAGAGTCGCTGCCCCCCCACTCTAAGCTCATTTTTTACGCCTCGCGCGGTGTGTTTCCCCTTTAGGCCTAATGGGAAAACGGTTAGAAAATCCTTTACATTCAATATATAAAAGGATATGTTGAATCTCCTCTTCAACATGAACCTCCTATGACGTAGAGGGCGTATCCAGACATCGACAGCCTTTAGGCCGAAGCTACCCGCCTTATACAGGATGCTTTTTAATGAATCTAAAACGCCTCTCAGCTCTGGGCAAAGCTTAGGCATAAAATGCGCGCGCCACCCAAGCGGCAATCAGCTTCGGGCAGTCCAACGATATTAAAAATATTTTACCGGTAAATTTGGGCTTAAATCCCACCCCCCGCACCACGAATAGGTTTTATTCCGCAGTACTTCTTAGAAATAAAACTTTTTTAAGGCGGTATGAGCTGGTGCTGAAATTTCATCCTGCGCTAATGCTCAACCTTTAAGTCATTGTATTCTTCAGCAGAGGTCGTGAATTCTTCTATTTTCCATTTATTAGCTCTTTAACTCTGTCTTCATCTTTTACGTTCATAGCTTTTAGACCTGTTTTTAACGCCGCGTCAATTAATTCCTTATCGCTGCTTAACAATACGTTGCTATTAGAATAAATGCAAGTTTGAATTTGAAGGGCGTCGGCTTCGTAGATATGCTCCATTAGGATTAGAGGCCAAGCTTTAATAAGTATTGAGGTTAGAAGCGGTGGGATCTCCAATATTTTTAAGCGTAGTAGCCTCACGGTTTCGCTTGCAAAGTTCCTAAGTGCCTTCGTGAACTCGCTTTCACTAAGCCAATTCCTCTTTCTTCTCTCATCCAATACTCCTAATACCTCGCCGATATTCCATATGGATGCGGTGATGGATACTTCACCAGCCCAACCTTTATCGAACACGTAATCTACTGAAGAGCTACCGGGCTCAGATACGTATCTTTTAACTATCGCACTACTGTCGAGGTAGACCTTCAGCAAAACGTTTCCCCCTCATCTCCCGGATAAGAGATTCCGAAGGAGGGCCTAGGAGCTTAGGCCTATCAAGCTTCACCTCTTCGGGAGAGGAAAGGGCTTTTACATCCACATCCATTCCTTTGAAGGCTTCCACAACATCTTCCTCAGCAAGAGATGTTCGGAGCAGACTTTCAACCTCATTACTTAGCTTTCTCAAGGTTCCATGCCTTCTTAAGACCTCCTCTTTGAACCTAACCCACAACTCCTCATTTAAATAAAGACTAACCTTTTTCAAGTATACCACTGAAGAAGTTAACATGTAAACTGGTATTTAAACTTCGTTGGTACAATTGAGGGTTCGAACAAGTGGCCTCTTAGCTCGCATCGCCCAACTCTTCCTAGCTTTCAGGCTTTCCGCGTTTCTACGCCCCTTCCAGATCCTGCCCATCAAACCTGAACGGGAAAATTTATAGCTG
Protein-coding regions in this window:
- a CDS encoding type II toxin-antitoxin system VapC family toxin, which codes for MLKVYLDSSAIVKRYVSEPGSSSVDYVFDKGWAGEVSITASIWNIGEVLGVLDERRKRNWLSESEFTKALRNFASETVRLLRLKILEIPPLLTSILIKAWPLILMEHIYEADALQIQTCIYSNSNVLLSSDKELIDAALKTGLKAMNVKDEDRVKELINGK